A genomic stretch from candidate division WOR-3 bacterium includes:
- a CDS encoding type II toxin-antitoxin system HicA family toxin: MSDFPSLSGERLVKALRKQGFALVRVKGSHHFLRHADGRCTVVPVHRGETIGPGLLARILRDCDLPKDDLRSAL; the protein is encoded by the coding sequence GTGAGCGATTTTCCTTCGCTCTCGGGCGAACGTCTAGTCAAGGCCCTGCGCAAGCAGGGCTTCGCGCTGGTCAGGGTCAAAGGCAGCCACCACTTTCTCCGCCACGCGGACGGCCGGTGCACCGTTGTTCCGGTTCACCGGGGCGAGACCATTGGACCCGGCCTGCTCGCCCGGATTCTGCGCGACTGCGACCTGCCCAAAGACGACCTGAGGTCCGCACTCTAG